One Eubalaena glacialis isolate mEubGla1 chromosome 11, mEubGla1.1.hap2.+ XY, whole genome shotgun sequence DNA segment encodes these proteins:
- the CDK17 gene encoding cyclin-dependent kinase 17 isoform X2, with product MKKFKRRLSLTLRGSQTIDESLSELAEQMTIEENSSKDNEPIVKNGRPPTSHSMHSFLHQYTGSFKKPPLRRPHSVIGGSLGSFMAMPRNGSRLDIVHENLKMGSDGESDQASGTSSDEVQSPTGVCLRNRIHRRISMEDLNKRLSLPADIRIPDGYLEKLQINSPPFDQPMSRRSRRASLSEIGFGKMETYIKLEKLGEGTYATVYKGRSKLTENLVALKEIRLEHEEGAPCTAIREVSLLKDLKHANIVTLHDIVHTDKSLTLVFEYLDKDLKQYMDDCGNIMSMHNVKLFLYQILRGLAYCHRRKVLHRDLKPQNLLINEKGELKLADFGLARAKSVPTKTYSNEVVTLWYRPPDVLLGSSEYSTQIDMWGVGCIFFEMASGRPLFPGSTVEDELHLIFRLLGTPSQETWPGVSSNDEFKNYNFPKYKPQPLINHAPRLDSEGIELITKFLQYESKKRVSAEEAMKHVYFRSLGPRIHALPESVSIFSLKEIQLQKDPGFRNSSYPETGHGKNRRQSMLF from the exons AGCCTATTGTGAAGAATGGCAGACCTCCAACCTCTCACAGTATGCATTCCTTCCTCCACCAGTACACAGGGTCCTTCAAGAAGCCTCCATTGCGGAGACCACATAGCGTTATTGGAGGAAGCCTTGGCTCCTTCATGGCAATGCCCAGAAATGGAAGCAGATTag ATATTGTTCATGAAAATCTAAAAATGGGATCAGATGGTGAGAGTGACCAAGCTTCTGGGACATCATCTGATGAAGTCCAGTCACCTACGGGTGTTTGTCTTAGAAATCGTATACATAGACGGATCTCAATGGag gatttaaatAAGCGGTTATCACTGCCTGCGGATATCAGAATACCTGATGGATATCTTGAAAAGTTGCAGATAAACAGTCCACCATTTGATCAACCAATGAGCCGAAGGTCTCGGAGAGCTTCCTTA TCAGAAATTGGGTTTGGAAAAATGGAAACCTACATCAAATTGGAAAAGCTTGGAGAG ggTACATATGCAACAGTatataaaggaagaagtaaattgaCAGAGAATTTGGTGGCATTGAAAGAGATCCGGTTGGAACATGAAGAAGGTGCACCCTGCACAGCAATAAGAGAAG TTTCACTATTAAAGGATCTAAAACATGCAAATATAGTAACGTTACATGACATTGTTCACACAGATAAATCTTTGACTCTGGTCTTTGAGTATCTG GATAAAGATCTAAAACAGTACATGGATGACTGTGGAAACATCATGAGTATGCACAATGTTAAG CTGTTTTTATACCAAATTCTACGTGGTTTGGCATATTGCCACAGAAGAAAGGTGTTACACCGAGACTTAAAACCACAGAACCTCCTCattaatgaaaaaggagaattaaagCTAGCAGATTTTG GACTAGCCAGAGCCAAGTCAGTTCCCACAAAGACCTACTCAAATGAAGTTGTCACACTGTGGTACCGGCCGCCTGATGTGCTTCTCGGTTCCTCAGAGTACTCAACACAGATTGACATGTG GGGTGTTGGTTGCATTTTCTTTGAAATGGCTTCTGGAAGACCTCTGTTTCCAGGATCAACTGTGGAAGATGAACTGCACTTAATTTTCCGACTGCTAG gaacTCCATCTCAGGAAACTTGGCCAGGTGTTTCTTCAAATGATGAGTTCAAGAACtacaactttccaaaatataaacCACAGCCTCTAATTAACCATGCacccag gTTAGACTCTGAAGGAATCGAGTTGATAACAAAATTTCTTCAG TATGAATCTAAGAAAAGGGTTTCAGCAGAAGAGGCCATGAAACATGTGTACTTTCGAAGTCTGGGACCAAGGATACATGCTTTACCTGAAA GTGTATCAATATTCAGTTTGAAAGAGATTCAGTTGCAAAAGGACCCGGGTTTTCGAAATTCTTCTTATCCAGAGACAG
- the CDK17 gene encoding cyclin-dependent kinase 17 isoform X1: MKKFKRRLSLTLRGSQTIDESLSELAEQMTIEENSSKDNEPIVKNGRPPTSHSMHSFLHQYTGSFKKPPLRRPHSVIGGSLGSFMAMPRNGSRLDIVHENLKMGSDGESDQASGTSSDEVQSPTGVCLRNRIHRRISMEDLNKRLSLPADIRIPDGYLEKLQINSPPFDQPMSRRSRRASLSEIGFGKMETYIKLEKLGEGTYATVYKGRSKLTENLVALKEIRLEHEEGAPCTAIREVSLLKDLKHANIVTLHDIVHTDKSLTLVFEYLDKDLKQYMDDCGNIMSMHNVKLFLYQILRGLAYCHRRKVLHRDLKPQNLLINEKGELKLADFGLARAKSVPTKTYSNEVVTLWYRPPDVLLGSSEYSTQIDMWGVGCIFFEMASGRPLFPGSTVEDELHLIFRLLGTPSQETWPGVSSNDEFKNYNFPKYKPQPLINHAPRL; the protein is encoded by the exons AGCCTATTGTGAAGAATGGCAGACCTCCAACCTCTCACAGTATGCATTCCTTCCTCCACCAGTACACAGGGTCCTTCAAGAAGCCTCCATTGCGGAGACCACATAGCGTTATTGGAGGAAGCCTTGGCTCCTTCATGGCAATGCCCAGAAATGGAAGCAGATTag ATATTGTTCATGAAAATCTAAAAATGGGATCAGATGGTGAGAGTGACCAAGCTTCTGGGACATCATCTGATGAAGTCCAGTCACCTACGGGTGTTTGTCTTAGAAATCGTATACATAGACGGATCTCAATGGag gatttaaatAAGCGGTTATCACTGCCTGCGGATATCAGAATACCTGATGGATATCTTGAAAAGTTGCAGATAAACAGTCCACCATTTGATCAACCAATGAGCCGAAGGTCTCGGAGAGCTTCCTTA TCAGAAATTGGGTTTGGAAAAATGGAAACCTACATCAAATTGGAAAAGCTTGGAGAG ggTACATATGCAACAGTatataaaggaagaagtaaattgaCAGAGAATTTGGTGGCATTGAAAGAGATCCGGTTGGAACATGAAGAAGGTGCACCCTGCACAGCAATAAGAGAAG TTTCACTATTAAAGGATCTAAAACATGCAAATATAGTAACGTTACATGACATTGTTCACACAGATAAATCTTTGACTCTGGTCTTTGAGTATCTG GATAAAGATCTAAAACAGTACATGGATGACTGTGGAAACATCATGAGTATGCACAATGTTAAG CTGTTTTTATACCAAATTCTACGTGGTTTGGCATATTGCCACAGAAGAAAGGTGTTACACCGAGACTTAAAACCACAGAACCTCCTCattaatgaaaaaggagaattaaagCTAGCAGATTTTG GACTAGCCAGAGCCAAGTCAGTTCCCACAAAGACCTACTCAAATGAAGTTGTCACACTGTGGTACCGGCCGCCTGATGTGCTTCTCGGTTCCTCAGAGTACTCAACACAGATTGACATGTG GGGTGTTGGTTGCATTTTCTTTGAAATGGCTTCTGGAAGACCTCTGTTTCCAGGATCAACTGTGGAAGATGAACTGCACTTAATTTTCCGACTGCTAG gaacTCCATCTCAGGAAACTTGGCCAGGTGTTTCTTCAAATGATGAGTTCAAGAACtacaactttccaaaatataaacCACAGCCTCTAATTAACCATGCacccag ACTCTGA